One genomic window of Ziziphus jujuba cultivar Dongzao chromosome 4, ASM3175591v1 includes the following:
- the LOC107415774 gene encoding defensin-like protein 1 — protein MEMRKCFGLLFLLFIILASQEMVVPSEGRVCQSQSHGYKGPCLRDHNCALVCRNEGFSGGKCRGFRRRCFCTKLC, from the exons ATGGAGATGAGGAAGTGCTTTGGGTTGTTGTTCTTGCTTTTCATCATCTTGGCTTCTC AAGAGATGGTGGTGCCAAGTGAAGGAAGGGTATGTCAATCGCAGAGCCACGGGTACAAAGGACCATGCCTCAGAGACCATAACTGTGCCCTTGTTTGCAGGAACGAGGGTTTCTCCGGTGGCAAATGCAGGGGTTTCCGTCGTCGTTGTTTCTGTACCAAGCTTTGCTAA